In Humulus lupulus chromosome 6, drHumLupu1.1, whole genome shotgun sequence, a single genomic region encodes these proteins:
- the LOC133782081 gene encoding COP9 signalosome complex subunit 8: MDFSTLSEALESKSYAKIADICDNLMLQVAAEGVAYQDEWPYTIHLLGHIYSDDTNSARFLWKSIPAAIKDNQPELLAAWEIGQKLWMRDYAGVHEAIHGYDWSQQVQGLVAAFSELYTKKMFQLLQSAYSTISIQDTALFLGMNEDNATNYVVQQGWILDPASQMLTMKKQQLVKEQKLDPSKLQNLTEYVFYLEH; this comes from the exons ATGGACTTCTCTACTCTATCAGAGGCATTGGAATCCAAATCCTACGCCAAGATCGCCGATATCTGCGACAACCTCATGCTTCAG GTTGCGGCGGAGGGCGTCGCCTATCAGGACGAGTGGCCCTACACGATTCATCTCCTGGGTCACATTTATTCTGATGATAC TAACAGTGCACGGTTTCTATGGAAATCAATACCTGCCGCAATCAAAGACAACCAGCCGGAACTGCTTGCTGCTTGGGAAATTGGCCAGAAGTTATGGATGCGGGACTATGCAGGTGTGCATGAGGCTATTCACGGATATGATTGGAGCCAGCAAGTTCAAGGCCTCGTTGCTGCTTTTTCAG AGCTTTACACAAAGAAAATGTTTCAGTTGCTGCAGTCTGCTTATTCTACAATAAGCATCCAAGACACTGCTCTTTTTCTAGGAATGAACGAGGATAATGCCACAAATT atgtggtacaacaaggttgGATTTTGGATCCTGCTTCTCAAATGCTTACAATGAAGAAGCAACAACTTGTGAAAGAGCAGAAACTAGACCCCAGTAAATTGCAGAACTTGACAGAATATGTGTTCTACCTAGAGCATTAA